In Juglans regia cultivar Chandler chromosome 13, Walnut 2.0, whole genome shotgun sequence, the following proteins share a genomic window:
- the LOC109014384 gene encoding ubiquinone biosynthesis protein COQ4 homolog, mitochondrial-like has protein sequence MIEGGRIRLNRWQQAAIAVGSAVGALLDPRRADLIAALGETTGKAAFVRVLERMKRSPEGRFDQPSVISVNVGHAWELPPNTFGAAYANFMGSRNFSPDERPPVRFMDTDELAYVAMRAREVHDLWHTLFGLPTNLIGESALKVIEFNQMYLPMCLLSVIGGTARFNEKRRKLFFQHYFPWAIRAGMQCTDLMCIYYERHFHEDLEDVRRKWGIIPAPLPPTQNVT, from the exons ATGATAGAAGGTGGACGTATCCGGCTTAATAGGTGGCAGCAGGCGGCCATTGCAGTTGGTTCGGCGGTTGGTGCATTACTAGACCCACGAAGAGCAGATCTAATAGCAGCCCTTGGGGAGACTACTGGAAAGGCAGCTTTTGTAAGAGTGCTAGAAAGAATGAAGAGAAGCCCAGAAGGCAGA TTTGATCAACCAAGTGTGATATCTGTAAATGTGGGGCATGCGTGGGAACTACCACCGAACACATTCGGGGCTGCCTATGCAAACTTCATGGGATCCAGGAACTTCTCACCAGATGAACGACCACCAGTGCGGTTCATGGACACAGACGAACTGGCATATGTGGCCATGCGGGCTCGTGAGGTGCATGACTTATGGCACACCCTTTTTGGCCTCCCCACCAACTTAATTGGCGAGTCAGCACTCAAGGTGATTGAGTTTAATCAAATGTACCTTCCCATGTGCCTGCTGTCTGTTATAGGAGGCACCGCAAGATTCAATGAGAAGCGGAGGAAATTGTTCTTTCAGCACTACTTCCCGTGGGCCATCCGGGCTGGCATGCAATGCACAGATCTAATGTGCATATACTATGAACGGCACTTTCACGAGGATTTGGAAGATGTTAGGAGGAAATGGGGGATAATTCCTGCTCCTCTTCCCCCTACACAAAATGTTACTTGA
- the LOC109014386 gene encoding protein SPIRAL1-like 1: MGRGVSSGGGQSSLGYLFGSGEAPKPAPTNAETAPSEVPAVNNVPAAKPAAAPQPVDISKQVPAGINSTSTNNYMRADGQNTGNFITDRPSTKVHAAPGGGSSLGYLFGSGPGGN; the protein is encoded by the exons ATGGGTCGAGGAGTTAGTAGTGGTGGAGGACAAAGTTCGTTGGGCTATCTGTTTGGGAGTGGAGAGGCTCCAAAGCCCGCCCCAACTAATGCTGAAACTGCTCCAAGTGAAGTGCCGGCTGTGAATAATGTGCCTGCCGCTAAACCTGCTGCTGCTCCTCAACCAGTAGATATTAGCAAGCAGGTTCCTGCTGGTATCAATAGTACTTCTACAAATAACTATATGCGGGCAGATGGGCAAAACACAGGGAATTTTATCACG GATCGACCCTCTACTAAGGTCCACGCTGCCCCTGGTGGTGGATCTTCTTTGGGTTACCTCTTTGGCAGTGGACCTGGTGGTAACTGA
- the LOC109014383 gene encoding putative methylesterase 11, chloroplastic, giving the protein MGNSWACFAPKEMSFTGEPTKRFPNSSRKTRTSSSPRKNKGKLDEDAFIQQQAIAAALLFRHHQQNDSLSLNRSTSLVFPSSPGPKKLPKSSSSRQRSRSDSLIQPHQLVIDKDPNVDALETNHFVLVHGGGFGAWCWYKIMTLLEEGGYRVDAVDLTGAGIHSFDTNSIASLAQYVKPLTDFLEKLGDGEKVILAGHDFGGACISYAMELFPSKISKAIFIAAAMLSSGQSTLDMFSQQADSNDLMRQAQIFLYANGKDQAPTAIDLDKTLVKDLLFNQSPAKDITLALVSMRPIPLAPVMEKLSLSDEDYGSVRRFYIVTQEDSAIPVSLQESMIQINPPEQVFWLKGSDHAPFFSRPQSLHKILVEIAQIPSKQV; this is encoded by the exons ATGGGGAACTCGTGGGCATGTTTCGCTCCCAAGGAGATGAGCTTCACAGGAGAACCCACCAAACGCTTTCCCAATTCTTCGCGCAAAACCAGAACCAGTTCTTCCCCCAGGAAGAACAAGGGGAAGCTCGATGAAGACGCTTTTATTCAACAGCAGGCCATTGCCGCGGCTCTCCTCTTCCGCCATCATCAGCAGAACGATTCTCTGTCCCTTAACCGGTCCACTTCTCTCGTGTTCCCATCATCTCCTGGTCCTAAAAAGCTTCCAAAGAGTTCGAGTTCTAGGCAGCGGTCACGCTCTGACTCTCTCATTCAGCCTCATCAGCTTGTAATCGACAAG GATCCAAACGTTGATGCTCTGGAAACCAATCATTTTGTCCTTGTTCATGGAGGGGGCTTTGGTGCTTGGTGTTGGTATAAAATTATGACACTTTTGGAAGAAGGCGGATACAGAGTTGATGCAGTTGACTTAACCGGTGCTGGAATTCATTCATTTGACACAAACAGCATTGCGAGTCTTGCACAGTATGTTAAGCCACTTACTGATTTTCTAGAGAAACTTGGAGATGGAGAAAAG GTGATCTTGGCGGGACATGATTTTGGTGGTGCTTGTATTTCGTATGCAATGGAGTTGTTTCCATCAAAGATCTCAAAAGCCATTTTTATAGCTGCAGCAATGTTGAGTAGTGGGCAGAGTACCCTTGATATGTTTTCCCAACAG GCAGACTCAAATGATCTAATGCGGCAGGCTCAGATATTTTTGTATGCCAATGGGAAAGATCAGGCTCCAACTGCTATTGATCTTGACAAAACATTGGTTAAAGACCTATTATTCAATCAAAGTCCTGCTAAG GATATTACATTGGCATTGGTTTCAATGAGGCCAATCCCTCTTGCGCCGGTGATGGAGAAGCTCTCGCTCTCTGATGAGGACTACGGCTCCGTTCGGCGATTTTATATAGTAACTCAAGAAGATAGTGCCATACCCGTTTCTCTGCAGGAGAGCATGATACAAATAAATCCACCAGAGCAGGTGTTTTGGCTAAAAGGTTCCGATCATGCACCTTTCTTCTCAAGGCCTCAGTCCCTACACAAAATACTAGTAGAGATAGCACAAATTCCATCAAAGCAAGTCTGA